The DNA region GCCCGAACCGGAGGCCCTGACCATGGCCTATAAAGCCATCGACCAGGGCGCCAAAGGCGTTGACATGGGACGCAATATTTTCCAGTCGGACTCCCCCGTCGCCATGATCCAAGCGGTGAGCGCCGTCGTTCACAACAACGAAACGCCGGAAAAAGCCTATCAGATGTATAAAACGCTCAAGGCCGAGATAAAGGACTGATCCGGCGCCGGGATTTGATAGCGTCTCAATCTGAAATATGATACCCTGAGGGCGTGGATAATAATCTCATTCGGTAGGGGGCTGTCTTGCGCCATTCAGTTCCCATATTTGCGGGTTTTGTTGCGGCCATAGCTGTCCTGGTTGCCGTCGTTTACGAAGATTTCAGCCAAACTTCAGCATTTAAATTGGCGCACCGCGTTCAAGTTCTTACCCAATTAAGCACCGTCCGCGCCAAACTTGAAGCGGCGCTGAATTCCCGCTTGACCCTGGTCCACGGTTTGGCCGCTTTCGCCAAAGTCTATCCGACATTCAGCGAAGACGATTTTTATATTTTTGCAACGGACTTGATGGTGAATCATCAGGACATAAGAAGTCTCCAATTGGCTCCGCGCGCGGTGGTTACTTATATCCATCCCCTCAAAGGGAACGAGGCGGCGAAGGGGCATGATCTGCTGGCCGATCCGGCTCGCCGCGAAGCCGCCGAAAGAGCCATCGCCGAGCGCAAGTTCGTTATCGCCGGCCCGGTTAAATTAAAACAAGGAGGAGAGGCGTTGATCGGGCGTAATCCCATTTACGTTCCGGCGGGAAACGGCGCGCCGGGAGAAGAACGTTTTTGGGGCTTTTCGATCATTCTTATTGATCTTGATCCCTTGCTCAAAGCCGGGGGCGTTATCGACGGTTCCGGCAAGATGCGATATGCTTTGCGCGGCAAGGACGGCCTCGGCGCTTCGGGGGCGGTATTTTTCGGCGATCAGGCCGTCTTCGACGCCGATTCGGTGAAGCTGGATATTTCCCTGCCTCACGGGTCATGGCAATTGGCCGGCTTGCCGAACGGGGGGTGGACGAAAACCTGGCCGGGGCGAAAATGGTTTTGGGGCGGCGGCGGCGGCGTAGCCGTCGTGGTCGGTTTGCTGGTCTACCTTGTTATGCGGCGCACCGATGAACTCAGGGCTGAAATTGCCGATCACGAACAGACCGAAATAGCCCTGCAAAAAGCAAAAAAAGAGGCTGAATTTGCCAATAACGCCAAATCGGCATTCCTCGCCGCCATGAGTCACGACTTGCGGACGCCCTTAAACGCCATCATCGGGTTTTCCGAGATAATGCAGACCCATGTCTTCGGGCCGCTGGGAGATCGTCACTATGAGGAATACGCTAAAGACATCTACGACAGCGGCAGGCTTCTCGTCCGCCTTATAAACAGCGTTCTCGATCTATCCAAAATTGAGGCGGGAAAATATGAGCTGGTTGAAGAGGACCTGATTGTCGCCTCGCTCATTCACGCCTCCTCCAAAATAGCCGCTCCCTTGGCCGAAGCCAAAAAAATCCGGATATCTACGAATATCGAACATAATCTGCCCATGTTTCGCGGCGATGAAACTACGCTGGTCCGGGTAATCAATAACCTGCTTTCCAACGCCATAAAGTTCACCCCCGCCGGCGGTGAAATTACCGTCTCGGCAAGGAGTAACGGCAACGGCTCCATCTACATAGCGGTGTCCGATACCGGCATCGGCATGTCCGGACAAGACATACTGAAAGCGTTGAAGCCTTTTGAGCAGATCAACAGCGCCTATTCAAAACATCACGAGGGCACCGGCCTTGGGCTTAGTCTATGTCAAAAGCTTGTAGAGTTGCACGGCGGGAGGCTTGACATTAAAAGTGAGGTTAATAACGGAACAACCGTCACGCTGTTCTTTCCGCCGGAAAGAACCGTAGCTTCCTTGTAGAGATAAACCGCCTTGTACATATTTTCCAACGCCAGAGAAGCTTTTTTGCCTCACCTTCCCCAAGGCGGCGCGGTTGCCGAGATCGGCGTAAACACCGGTGATTTTTCCCGCGCCGTTATTGACGCCAATCATCCGGCAAAACTGCATTTGATCGATCCCTGGGCGCTGGCTGACGCCAAAGATGATTACGCGGACAATGAAAAGAATAAAGCCGGGGACGGAGAGGCGCGCCATCAGGCGGTTCTTTGCAGGTTTGAGCCGGAAATCAGTTCCGGCGTCATCGAAATCCACAGGGATTTTTCTTTCAACGCCTGCCGTGAATTCCCCGACCGCACGTTTGATTGGATCTACATTGACGGCAATCATAAGTACGAGCATGTCCTGAAGGACATTGAACTCTTCGCACCGAAAGTAAAGGATGACGGGCTTATCTTGGGGCATGATTACGCCAATCATGATTATGCCCGTTCGTTGGACTTCGGCGTGGTCGAGGCGGTCAACGAATTTGTGCGAACTCACGGCTATGAGTTTATCGGCCTGACCGCCGAGAACTTCCCCACTTTCATTATCGCCAAGTCGCTCGATAATAAGCGGCTCAATACATTTCTTGCCGATATCCTTTACCATCTGAATCCGGTGGTGAAGATTGATGACTTCCTTTCCCGAACCTTTCATCAACAGTTGGCTCATTTCTCCGACGGGCGGATGCGGGCGATCATAGAGATTGATTGAACCCCTTGAACCATCGGCGATGCTTGGGTATATAGGGGAAATTATTGACCGGAGTCAGAGCGCCATGAAGAAAGATATCCACCCGAATTATCATGCGATCACCATCCAGATGACGGATGGCAGCACATACGATACACGTTCCACCTGGGGCAAGGAGGGCGATGTATTGAAACTGGATATCGATCCTAAGACCCATCCGGCGTGGACGGGGATTCACCGCCTGATGGACAGCGGCGGTCAGTTGGCGAAATTCAACAAGCGGTTCAAGAATCTCGGCATCAAGGCCTGATTTAGGGCGCGTCAGGACCAACAAAAAAACCTGACGCCGACGCCTCCTGTTAGCAATTTCCTAATAATTTTCACGTTTAACATTATACTTGGTGCGGCGGTCATCGAAAGGCGCGCTGTCGCTTTCGTTTGAGCTTGCTGAAATGAGCCTTGTTCAGGTTCCGATCCGAGAGGCGCAGAATGGCCCTTGCGATAAGCTTTGAAGTCCATGTCCTGCAAAAGGGACATTGGGAAATGATGTCCCGATATTCGAGGACTCAGAAAGACACGGCCATCCAGGACGCCGTCGTCATGGGCAAGGTGTCAGGCGTTGGCGGCGTCAGGGTGATCCGGGAAACCTATGATGATGCGACGGGACTAAGCGATGAAGTGGTCGTCTATATAAGTCCCAACCTTAAGGGGGCCGCCGCCGACAAGAGCATGGGGCCGAGCGTCGGCGGCGCGCTTCGTTCCGGCGAGAAGTCCGCTGAAAAGCCCGCGCAAAAAAGGCCGCCTCCTTTCCAGAGACCCAAGGCCATAGAACCCAAGCCGAAGATCCCTCCGGCCGATTCACACGATGATGATGATGAGCCGGCAGTCCGCAAAGCACAGGCCGGCAAGGCAAAGCCGGCCAAGAAAGAAACCGGGTCTTCCCTCACCGGCATTATCGTCAAGCTGTTGTTTGTTATGCTTTTCAGCATAGTCCTGGCCGGCCTGTTCACCTGGATGACCATGGTGTGGATGAGCGGAACCTCGATGAGCATTAACGCCCAGAGCAATGCCATGTTCGTCACTTTCAGCGTCGTCTTCGTGCTCAGCATGATTTCCATGTACCGCGTTTTCCTGTCCAAGGAGACGCTGTGCCTGTCGAGTCATGGCGCCGCGCCGGTCGCCCGCCGACAGGCGCCGCCGCCGAAACGTTCCCCGCCGAAGGTCGAGAAGAAGTCCGTCGACGCCGACAAAGCCGCTGAAAAGGCGGAAAAGGCTCTGGCCGAAGCAGAGGAGGAAGATGAGGAGGAGACCGGAGAAGAAGCTGAGGAAAAAACGGAAGAAGTTAAAGAGGACGCAGGGAAGGAAGAACCCCTGTCCGCCCACGCCAATGAACAAAAAAAGTTCATGATGAAATTTCTCGGCGAGGCGTTAAGCCAGGTCATGGTCTCCCAGCCGAATCTGGACAGTTTTAACAAATTCGGCGTCAATCTGTTCCTCGCCGGAACCTGCGAAATACTAAGTCAGGAACGCAATCTGGATGAAAAATCGGCGGTTGCCATTATCGGCGATTGCGTCCAGGTCATGGGTTTCAAGAAGGAGGACGCCAAAGTCTTCGCCGGCAAGTATGCGGATTATCTGTTGGCCGACGCCCGCTATATGCAGATGTTCCAGGCCGGACGCAACGCCATGAACAACTACCTGGGCGAACAGTCCGGCGCCGGCGACAAGTTGGCAAAGGCCCTCGTCGAATGGAACAAGCCCAAGGATAAAGACGAAAAGACGGGGCCGATCACGGTGATGTTCACCGATATGGTCGGCTCCACCGCCCTCACCCAAAGCAGAGGCGACGCCGTGGCCCAGAAAGTGGTGCGCGCCCACAACGTTATCGTCCGCGACGCTCTCACCGAGTTTACCGGCAAGGAGATCAAGCACACCGGCGACGGCATCATGGCGTCGTTTTCTTCCACCTCCAACGGCGTCGAGGCGGCGATCTTCATTCAAAGGAAGGCGGCGGCCCACAACAAGGCCGATCCCGACCTGCCGCTGCACCTGAAAATCGGCATCAACGCCGGCGAGCCGATAGCCGAGGACGACGATCTGTTCGGCACCACGGTTCAGTTATCGGCGCGTATCGTTGACAAGGCCCAGTCGGAACAGATATTCGTCTCCGAGATCGTGCGCGGCATCTGCGCCGGCGGAAAGATAAACTTCACCAATCGCGGCCCCTACGCGATGAAGGGGTTCGCCGACCCGATCATCCTTTATGAAGTTGTCTGGGAAGAGTAACCCCTCCTGACCTCCCCTTGGTAAGGGGAGGAACTTTTCCCCTCCTTACTAAGGCCTCTTCACTATTCCCCTCCTTACTAAGGAGGGGCAAGGGGAGGTTAAAGATAATTTGAATTGGCATAAGAGTTTGGATGACGGCATGGCGAAGACGACCCTTGATGCGAGATGGCTTGTTTGCCCGCTTCCCGTCCTTCGCGCCGCCAAGGCGATGAAGAAACTGGCGTCCGGCGACATCATCGAAATCCTCGCCACCGACGCCAACGCCGTTGCTGATTTCGAGGCCTTCTGCAAGAGCGCCGGTCACGAACTGGTGGAAAAAACCGAAAATGACGGCGTCATCGCCATCGTCATTCGCCGGAAGAATTGAGGGCCGACAGAGGTTGGCTGCGGGTTGCCGCCGACAAGCGGGCGGCCGCCGCACGAATCACAACATAGAAGACAGGCGTGAAGATCAGGCCGAAGACGGTTACGCCGATCATGCCGGAGAACACGGTGGTTCCAAGCGCCCGGCGCATTTCGGCGCCGGCCCCGACGCCCCAGACAAGCGGCGTCACGCCAAGGATAAAGGCGAGCGAAGTCATTAGGATCGGACGCAGGCGGGTGCGCGCCGCGTGTATGGCGGCCTCCACCCGGCTCATCCCCTCTATTTCGGCCTGCCGGGCGAATTCAATGATCAAGATGGCGTTTTTGGCGGCCAAGCCGATCAGCACGATGAAGCCGATCTGCGCCAGAATGTCGATGGGCAGACCGCGCACGATCAGGCCGGACACGCCGGCCAATAGGCACATAGGCACAATCAGCACTACCGCCAGCGGCAGCGACCAGCTTTCGTACTGGGCGGCCAGGAGCAGGAAAACGAACAACACCGACGCCGCGAATACCAGCAGCCCTTGATCCCCCGCCATTTTCTCCTGCAACGCCAGTTCGGTCCATTCAAAGCCGAAGCCTTCCGGCAGCCGCTCGGCGGCAAGCCGCTCCATGGCAGCAAGGGCATAACTCGACGAATATCCCGGCGCTGCGGCGCCTTGCAACTCGGCGGCTGCATATAGGTTGTAACGCGGCACGCGGTAGGGGCCGCTGTCGTAGCGGAACGACGCAACCGAGCCTATGGGCGCCATCTTACCGTGATCGTTGCGGACCTTAAGCGAGGCGATGTCGCGCAGGTCGTCGCGGAAAGGGCTGTCGGCCTGCGCGGTAACCCGGTAGGTCCGTCCCAGGAAATTGAATTCGTTGACGAAGGTCGAGCCGAGATAGACCTGCAACGCTTCGTTCACCCGGTCAATGGAGATGCCGAGCATTTGCGACCGAACGCGGTCTATATCGGCGTAGATGCTGGGCGTCCGCGTGTTGAAGAGGGTGAATGCATTAACCAGACCGGGAGTTATGTTGGCCGCCATCATCATGTCGAAGGCCACATTTTCGAGGGCCTTGGAGCCGTGTCCGGCCTTGTCCTGAATGATCATCTTGAACCCGCCGGCGCTACCGATGCCGCGCACCGGAGGGGGCTGCACGGTAATGATCATAGCCTCTTGGATTACCGCCAGCCGCTTCCTCACCTCGGCCAGGATATCGGACGAGCGCAGCCCTTGCGCCGCGCGTTCCTCAAACGGCTTCAACGGAATGAAGATGGCGGCGGAATTAGAGGCATTGGTGAAGGTCGAGGCGTCCAGGCCGCTGAATACCGCAGCGTTGGCGACTCCGCGAATGTCGAGCATGATGTCCACGGCGCGTTTGACCACCGCATCGGTGCGCGCCAGCGACGCCCCGGCCGGCAGTTGGATGATGTTGATGAGGTAACCCTGGTCCTGCTCGGTAAGGAATCCCTTGGGGGTGTTTATGAACTCGTAGCCGGTCAGGCCGATAAGCCCTCCGTACAGCACGAGCATAATTGCCGACATACGGATAACCCGACGGGTCATTGTCCCATAGCCGCCGGCCAGGCGGCTAAAGCTGCGGTTGAAGGCGGCGAAGAATATAATGACGGGGCGCGCCCAGACCGACGCGGCGTGAACGTCATGCTCTTTATGAGGTTTAAACAACAAGGCGCACAGAGCGGGAGAAAGCGTTAAAGAGATGATCAGCGATATTACGGTTGACGCCGTGATGGTCACTGCGAACTGGCGGAAGAACTGGCCGGAAATGCCGGGAACGAAAGCCGCCGGGATGAAGACGGCGCACAGCACGAGAGCGATCGCCACCAGCGCGCTGCCCACCTCGTCCATGGTCAGGTGCGCGGCGTTTCCGGGCATCATGCCTTCGCGAATGCGGCGCTCGACATTTTCGACCACGACGATGGCGTCATCCACAACGATGCCCACGGCCAATACCAACCCGAACAACGACAGGTTGTTAAGCGAGTAGCCCATGGCCGCGAGGACGGCGAAAGTTCCCACCAACGATACCGGGATAGCCACCATCGGTATGATTGAGGCCCGCCACGTCTGAAGGAAAAGCACGACCACAACCACCACGAGGATGATAGCCTCAAAGATGGTCTTATTGACGGCCGACACCGACTTGGCGATGAACTCGGTCGGATTGTAGGGAACCTCGTAGCGCACCCCCGCAGGGAACGACTTCGACAGCTCTTTAACCTTAGCCAGCACACGATCGGCCGTCTCCAGCGCATTGGAGCCGGGGCGCTGAAAAATGACAATAGGTACGGCGTTGAGCCGGTTGAGGTAACCGTTGAGGCTATAATCCTGGGCGCCCAACTCGATGCGGGCGATATCCTTGAGGCGGGTGACGCGCCCGTCGGCGTCAGTCTTTACGATTACTTTGCCGAATTGCTCGGGATCAACAAGGCGGCCCTGCGTATGCACGCTGAGCTGGAAGGCGGCCTGGTCCGGCATGGGCGGGGCGTTGAGCGTGCCTGCGGCTACCTGCGCATTCTGCCCTTGCAGCGCCTTGATCACCTCTCCGGCGGTCAGGTCGCGGGCAGATGCCCGTTCAGGGTCCAGCCACACGCGCATGGCGTAGTCACGCGCTCCAAACACGCGCACGTCGCCTACGCCGCTCAGACGCGCAAGAGCGTCCATGATCCGGAGGGTGGCAAAATTGGAAATGTAGAGTTGGTCGCGTGAGCCGTCAGGCGATGTTAGATGGATCACCATCAGCATATCCGGCGAGTTCTTCGCCACCGTCACGCCGATGCGCTTGACTTCTTCGGGCAGGCGCGCCTGGGCGATGGCGACGCGGTTCTGCACCAGCACTTGCGCTGTGTCCAGATTCGATCCCAGGGCGAAGGTTATGGTCAGTCTCAGGTTGCCGTCGCCGGTCGCTTGACTGCTCATATAGAGCATGTTTTCAACGCCGTTGATCTGTTGCTCCAACGGCGTCGCCACCGTGTCGCTGACCACTTTGGCCGAAGCGCCGGGATAGGAGGCGCTGACTATGATCGTAGGCGGAGCGATCTCCGGATACTGGGCGACGGGCAGCTTGAAATAGGAGATGGCGCCGACGATGGTAATCAGCAAAGAGATGACCGTTGCGAAGATCGGCCGGTCGATAAAGAAGTGCGATAAACGCATGAGCGCCCGGCTCCCCCTATTTGTCGCCGGCAAGCGGCGTCCGGCCCGCAGCACTGTCCGGCTGCGGTGTCACTTTGGCGCCGGGGCGGGCAAGGATCAGTCCGTTGATGATGATCAGGTCATCGGACGATATGCCTGATCGCACGACCCGCAGCCCATCGACCGGCGGCCCGACATCAACCGGCTTGGGAACCACCGTCCCATCAGCCGCAACCGTCATCAGGACGCTGCGGTTCTGATCGGTGACGACTGATGCGTCCGGCGCCAGCAGCGCTTCGTAAGGCGCGGAGACGGGCATGCGTATGCGACCGAAGGCGCCTGACGTTATGAAGTGGTTTGAATTGGCTATGACGGCGCGGGCGCGGATGGTGCCGCTGGTCCGATCCACTTGGTTATCGATGAATGTCAATCGGCCCTGAAGCGTCCAATCAGCCTCGTCCATCAGACGCAACTGCACAGGCGCGTCCAACTCGTCGTCAGTCGCGGCATCCCTGCGTGAACGTCGGAAGGCGAGATAATCGGCCTCGCTCATGTCAAAATTGAAGTAGACGGGATCTTGCGACACGATAGTGGTCAACAGCGTGCCGCCGCCGGCGTTGCCGCCGGCGCCGCCTGCCGTTACCAGATTGCCGATGCTGATTTGTCGGGCGCCGACCCGCCCTGTCACTGGAGCCGTGACGCGGGTGAATTGCAGATTAAGTTCAGCCTCGCGCACTGCGGCCCGAGCGGCTTCCGTCGCCGCGCCGGCCCCTCGCGATTCGCTCCGGCGTAGGTCCAGCGTGCTCTGCGGAAGATTGTCGTGCTGTTTAAGCTCGCCGGCGCGGGTTAATTGACGGTCGGCGAACTCAAGGCTGGAGACAGCCTGATCGAGCCTGGCCCGCGCCGAGGCTAAGGCGATCTCGAACGGTCGGGGATCAATAACGAAAAGAAGGTCGCCTTTCTGCGTCGAGCGACCGTCGATGAAATGGATTTCGGTCAAGTAGCCGCCGACCATGGCCCGCACTTCGACGTAATCGACCGGAGCGAATTGGCCGGTGAATTCATTCCAATCGATGACTTCCCGTTTGATCGGCGGGGCCACAGTAACCGGCGGAGCTGGAGGTGTCGAAACATTCTGCGGCGCGCCGGAGGAGGAATAAGCGAACAAATAAATCCCGGCGGCAATGCCGAGGGCGGCAGTTACGGCGAGACCGACCGCAAACATAAAGCGAACTTTCAAAGGCATCGGATCATCCGGTCATGACAGAGAATTAGATTAGACTAGACTAGACTGTCCAGTCCAGCCTACTATATATTCAGGCCGACGATCAACAGCAAGATTTAATATGGCGAAAAAGCACCAACCCACCGGGGATAGCGGCAAGGCCTCGCCCAAGCGCGACGCCATTCTCAAGGCGGCGACCCGTGTCTTCCTGGAAAGCGGCTACGGCGCCGCCGGCATGGACGCTATTGCAAGGGAGGCCGGCGTCGCCAAGCAGACTATTTACAGTCACTTCGGCGCCAAGGATGCCCTTTTCGGCGCCATCATTCGTGACAAATGCGGCCGGCTGATGCCTGCCGTTACAACTACCGCTGCGGCTGACAAGCTTCACGGCGACGATCATGAAGAAGTTCTGCTCGGCATCGCCGGGCAATTTCTGGAGTTGGTCATGGCGGAGGAGAGTCTGGCTACTTTCCGCGTCGTCATCGCCGAGAGCGCCCGCTTTCCGGAACTGGCCGAGGCCTTTTATCGATCCGGCCCCAAGCAGGCGGCGGAAAACTTGGCCGTTTATCTGGCCGACCTGGACGGCAGTGGAATCCTCGGCGTTGCCGATCCGCTGGGTTCGGCCCGCCTGTTTTTTGCCATGTTGCGCGGCGACCTTTACCTGCGCCGTCTTCTCGGCATGGCGGCGGCGACTGCCCCCGGCGAGATGGAGGCGGCGGCGCGTCAAGCGGTCAAAGCCTTCCTCGCCGCCCACGCTCCGAAAAAATAATCCCTACCCCGCTTTATGCAGCGCCAGGGCGGTGTCGAGCATGCGGCACGAGAATCCCCACTCGTTGTCATACCAGGTGAGGATACGCACCAGCGTGCCGTCCATCACCCTGGTTTCGGGAGCGGCGAAACAGGAACTCAATGAGTTGTGGTTGTAATCCACCGACACCAGCGGCAGTTCCGTATAGCCGAGGATGCCCTTAAGCGAACCCTCGGCGGCCTTTTTGACGGCGCTGTTGATTTCCTCGATGGTGGTGCTTCGCTTGGCGATGAAGCATAAATCAACCGCCGAGACGTTGGGAGTGGGAACGCGGATGGCGACGCCGTCCAGTCTGCCCGCCAGCTCCGGCAGCACCAGACCGACCGCCTTGGCGGCGCCGGTGGAGGCGGGGATCAACGACAGGGAAGCGGCGCGCGCCCGGCCCAAGTCCTTGTGCAGGGCGTCGGTGGTGTTCTGGTCGCCGGTGAAGGCGTGGACCGTGGTCATGAAGCCCTTGTCGATGCCTACCGCCTTGTTCAGCACATCGGCCACCGGGGCCAGACAGTTGGTGGTGCATGACGCATTGGAGACGATCTTGTGCGCAGACGTCAGCTTGCCGTGGTTAACGCCGTAGACCACGGTCAGGTCGGCGTCCTTGCCGGGCGCCGAGATCAGAACTTTCCCGGCGCCCGCTTTCAGGTGCGCCGCCGCCTTGTCGCGGGCGGTGAAAATCCCGGTGCATTCAAAACAGATATCGACGCCGAGGTCGCCCCAAGGCAGGTTTGAAGGGTCTTTCTCGGCGGTGACCCTGATCGGGCCGCGACCTACGTCCATGGTGTTGCCGGCGACCTTGATATCGCCGGAGAGGGCGCCGTGGACCGAATCATACTTGAGCAGATGGGCGTTGGTTTCTACCGGCCCCAGGTCGTTGATGCCGACCACCTCGATATCGGTGCGTCCCGACTCGATAAGCGCCCTTAAGGTCAAACGACCGATCCGACCGAACCCGTTGATCCCTACACGAACCGACATTCGTTCCTCCCTGGCCTTATTGTTTTACGGCATACGCTTTTCTAAAGCACACTCTACTTCGTGAACAGCCAATTGTTGACGGTTGACGCCCTCCGGCGTCAAGTCATATTCTGCATCAGCTTCGGGCAAGGGGGAAAGAACCCGGTGACCAACAGGACGAACAGCGCGGAAATCATGAAATCGGCTCAGCCGCAAAAGGCCTGGGAGCGGCTCGATCAGGCCGTGACCCGGATGGAAGCGGCGGTTAAGGCGCGCCCCTCCCTAAGTAACGACCGGGTTGATTCCGAAGAGTCGGATGAACTGCGGAAAGAAAATTCAACGCTGAAGGAAGTCAACGATATCGTTTCGGCGCGACTTGACGGCGCCATCAATCGCCTCAGAACGATTCTTGAAAGTTAGCATATGGCTCAGGTTACGGTCGCCATCAACGGGCGCAAGTATCAGATCGCCTGCGACGACGGCCAGGAGGCGCACTTGGCGCGTCTGGGCGCTTATGTGGATAAGCGAATCGGCGAACTGGTGGCGTCCATCGGTCAGGTCGGCGACGCCCGCCTGTTGGTGATGGCGAGTCTGTTGGTTGCCGACGAGCTTTCCGACGCCTATGCCGAGCTGGAATCATTTCGTTCTACCGATAAGAACGCATCAGCCCGCCGGGATGCCGAGAATATGATCGGTTCCCGAATAGAAAAGTTGACGCTGCGCATCGAAGACATTGCGAAAAGCCTGGAAGAGTCCTAGATTCATAGATGAGGCGGTTGCTGCGTAGCGCGTCAGGCCAATAAAATCCCTGGGGCCAATATTTTTCTCTAGGGAGCTGTCCCTGCCGGACCCGTGGGTTCGGTATATGGCGCCCACCTGTACCTACAGGCCACAGAGGAATTACGGCTAACGGCTTATGTGGCGCCGCCTCGTTATTTTAAGGCCTCTCATGTCCATTGATGAACAAAAAAAACGTCAGCGTACGCGGGCGCGGGCGGAGCGCCGGGACGCTCGTCATGCGGCGGACGGGGCGGCTCAACGCCTGAAGGACAACTTTCTGGCGGCGATGAAAGAAATGAATTTCCCGGCGCCGGGAGCCGTTATCGCCGGTTATCTGGCGATAGGCGGCGAGATCGACGCCGAACCGCTACTCCGCCGCCTTCACGGCCTCGGCTATGTATGCGCGTTGCCGGTGGTGACGAAGCCGGGCGCCCCGCTGGTCTTTCGCCGATGGCGTCCGGGCATGGAGCTGGAAAACGGCAGTCATGGAACCCGTCAACCCGGAAGCGACGCCGAGGAAGTGACGCCCGAGGTGGTGCTTTGTCCGTTGCTGGCGTTTGATAAAGACGGTTACCGGCTGGGCCAAGGCGGCGGCTATTATGACCGCACCCTGGGAGCGTTACGCGCTATTAAACGGGTGACGGCGGTGGGACTTGCCTTTGAGGCGCAACGCATGGAAACGACGCCGCGAGACGGCTATGATCAACAGCTTGACCGGATAGTCACCGAGCAAGGAGCTTTCAGGACGGGAAGGGCGGCATGAAGATTCTGTTTTGCGGCGATATCGTCGGTCGCTCCGGTCGAACGGTAGTGATGGACAATCTCAAGGAACTGCGCCGCCGCCTGGAACTGGATTTCGTCGTCGTCAACGGCGAGAACGCCGCCCATGGCTTCGGCATTACCGACACGATATGCAAGGCTTTCTACGAGGCCGGCGTCGATGTCATCACCACCGGCAACCATGTCTGGGACCAGCGCGAGATCATGAACTATATCGACGGCGACCCCCGGCTGCTGCGTCCGATTAATTACCCGAAAGGCACGCCCGGCAAAGGCGTCGGCGTCTTCAAAACATCCACAGGCCGCAAGGTGTTGGTTATCCATCCCCTGGGCCGCCTGTTCATGGACCCGCTGGACGATCCGTTTGCCGCCGTCGAGAAGGTTTTGGCCGAACATCGTCTGGCCGAGACCGTTGATTGCATAATCATTGATATCCACGCCGAAGCGACCAGCGAAAAGATGGCCATGGGCCACGCCATGGACGGACGGGTGTCGATGGTCATCGGCACTCATAGCCATGTGCCGACCGCCGACGCCCGGATATTGCGCGGCGGCGCCGCCTATCTTACCGATGTGGGCATGTGCGGAGACTACGACTCGGTCATCGGCATGCAGAAAACAGAGGCGATATCGCGTTTCACCAGGAAAGTTAACAAGGAACGGCTGGAGCCGGCGAACGGCGAGGCTACGTTGTGCGCCGTCTACGTCGAAACCGATGACCGCACCGGCCTGGCCCGCCACATAGCGCCTCTGCGTATGGGCGGACGCCTCTCCCCATGCTGGCCGCTGTAAAATAAATAGATATCAATTTAATTTGTTATCGACAGTCGGCCACTGGTCAGTTGCTATTATGCTTAATAAAATGTTAATATTGATGGGATGATGGGTATTTTCCGGAGAATCCGGGGAAGCCGTCGTGCTTGAGCGTATGTCGGCAGAAGGCGCGCCA from Rhodospirillales bacterium RIFCSPLOWO2_02_FULL_58_16 includes:
- a CDS encoding 5-formyltetrahydrofolate cyclo-ligase, which gives rise to MSIDEQKKRQRTRARAERRDARHAADGAAQRLKDNFLAAMKEMNFPAPGAVIAGYLAIGGEIDAEPLLRRLHGLGYVCALPVVTKPGAPLVFRRWRPGMELENGSHGTRQPGSDAEEVTPEVVLCPLLAFDKDGYRLGQGGGYYDRTLGALRAIKRVTAVGLAFEAQRMETTPRDGYDQQLDRIVTEQGAFRTGRAA
- a CDS encoding metallophosphoesterase, whose translation is MKILFCGDIVGRSGRTVVMDNLKELRRRLELDFVVVNGENAAHGFGITDTICKAFYEAGVDVITTGNHVWDQREIMNYIDGDPRLLRPINYPKGTPGKGVGVFKTSTGRKVLVIHPLGRLFMDPLDDPFAAVEKVLAEHRLAETVDCIIIDIHAEATSEKMAMGHAMDGRVSMVIGTHSHVPTADARILRGGAAYLTDVGMCGDYDSVIGMQKTEAISRFTRKVNKERLEPANGEATLCAVYVETDDRTGLARHIAPLRMGGRLSPCWPL